The genomic interval ggagatttgttaagagatggcttgaattcagatagaacagtgcatgtgtcgtaggttcgtTCGAGCGGAGGTTCACTCGGCTCGAGCGAAATCAGACAGAGAGCctcgctcaagcatcgctcgagattcagctcgagcaatatgaagacagagagcttcgctcgacatttGCTCGACATCCAGCTCGAGTGAATTCAGACAGAGAGTTTCGCTTGATAtccgctcgacacccagctcgagcgagttcaggcagagagtttcgctcgaccctcgctcgacatgcaACTCGAGCGATATCCAAGTCaaagagcttcgctcgacatcgctcaattgttggcttgagcgaagtaTACAAAActtacgttcgctcgacactcgctcgagtgttcgctcgagccaatgttcacagaagtgaattcTCACTATTCCTATAAATATCAAACGGCGCCTCCCTCTATTTTAgacttcagaaatcacttttttgtgtagtttttagtgttttcttgagagagaagttaagagtgagtttgagagataacttctttatgaagttttgtattattcttctgtactccatctttgttaaTAGTGAAATTttcgataccgaccccaccagtggacgtaggctcattttgagtcgaaccacttaaatcttggtattctttctgtgtgattgtcatcaatttctttcgtttatttccgctactatacttcgagttagtcttagatatacagttattcccaacagtaCCAATATATTTCCAATGGTATAGCACTGACTTTAGGTCTCACCATGGTAGAGATATGGAAAACTTGGGTATTTAAAGTAATAGTCAACCACGTAATGCGGGATTTTTGGCTCTAGAGAGATTTTCATACCAAAGTAATTGGAGAGCTATTCAAATTTGGTCTTCCCGAAGGGTGAGTTAGGCAAATGAAGTAGGCCATGGATTGGAGAGAGAGTACCCACTTAGGCTATTAGCTCTCGATTCCATTTTCTTAAAGCATTTTTGACCGATTAAACTTCGACATTACAATGCCTTGCTTCTGCGATAACATGGAAGATGGGTGCAAGTTATGCTTCCTATAACCGTTCCTGAATATGAGCAGAACCATGTCTGTataacaatgttttgaatattgtttcAGTGACTGTTCGcactgaaattaaatatttcgatactaatatcattttatgtaccgtttcaggatagtttatttataataaattaattatatatatgtataaattatattttaaaataatatcaatgcaagtcttaaaaagttaaaatacatatttataagactcaataatacttctaagttctcaatctaactatttaaaaaaataattactcatcTTCGTCACAAAAACGGAAGTAAGAATTTGATTTTCAATCTTCGAGAAAAAgggattaaaaaaagttataaaaatagtCTTCTAATATGAGAATTAGCCGGTATTGATCGAAATATACCCGTATGGTCGGTATTTGACTCggtacaaaacatatatattttttgtactaATCACTATCTCGATACGATTAAATATCGATCGTACTAGCTGGTACGGtaagaaatttaaaaccttGGTCTGTACCCAAGGTCGATTAACCAATGCTGGTCTGAATAAATCTTAGGCCACCAATACACAATGAAAGCATGAGCATTCCCCCAAATTAAGATGTGGAAATTTACTCTTTTGATAGTGATGGATCTTGAGTGAGTTTAAAGCAGTGTTGTTAATACTGGCCGGTACGGTCGGTATTTTCCGTACTGGCCActgggccggtacaggtactatatgtATTTCGTACCGGTCAAAATACCAGCCGTACCAGCcggtaccggcctatatttcgatcggtaccggccgatatttcggcctcaaatttttttttttcaaactataacttcattttttttacctcaaattcaaattaagttatttataatttatatatatgtatttatatataatttatttatatatagattattattttggaatataatttatatatataatttattcatatattgactatCTCAAAACGGTATACAAAACGGTAccgatatcaaaatatttcgttctagtgaCCTGACAGCTACGATATccgatacggtattcaaaacattaatttaaagtCCTGTGTACAGAACCAAGTGCCATAGAAACAATCGTAGCTCTTGTCCAAGTGTTGCCAAAATGATTTTCTCTTCGACCAACGAGAGGGGGCCATACACCAAGTTTAGAAGCCAAGGAGTGCGCTTATAGATGGGGGAAGATAACAGTATAGAACATGATTCTAGACGAGTGGAATGACTTTAAAGGAAGGAGTGCTGCAAAGTGGCAGTGTTGGGCGGGCGTTGTGTTGGGCTAGTAGAAGATTTATTAGCAGCTAAGATATTGAGGTTGGGCTAGTAACCATGGGGGAGGCATGACAGAGGCTTTCCAGGCCCAATTAAGTATTGACTGGGTCGAGTGGAGAGTTTAACAGAATAAACGTGTTTTGGGCTACCTTTCATATGGATTAGTTCGAGTTCATCATTAATTTCAATCGCATTATTcaagtttggattgagaaatacttttaattcatcttattttatctcattattataatttttacaaatatttacataaaatataataaaaattttaatttttttaaattctaaaataataataatattcaaaaataatttcttaacaatattttattttatttttatctttcatttcaactcatttcatttcagttcaCTATCTAAATCTAACTtaagagtttatttatttatttttaagttgtgtaAAACATACCattcatatcacttaaatggtaaaaatttgatttgtaagactcaaattttaaaatttatctttcaaaatcaaattatactctataaatattttattaggtatGTTTTACACGCCGGTttggaaatatattttctataagattaatatgttcaattaaattcaaaaattaaaatatacgttttaaatattgtataattattaagGGAGAGAGAAATCCTTGGTGTTATTTGATTTGTAGCTCTTTTaattattgaaattatttttatatataaattatgatattAGTGGGAAATTATTTcactaaaagtaaaaaagaatgTTTGAAAATCTATTTGCTAGCTGAAATTCTAGGAAAAACTAGAAACAAAATAGTAAGATTTGctttaaaatctttgtttatttatgtttttaaatagaaaaaaaaaatctatttataaatttgttttaaaaatatatttatattttaatcattttataattataataggCAAAAACAAATGATGCGATGAAATACATTTACGATCCGTTGACCGCAAAAAACAATGGATTTGTCCGACGTGTCGTGGATTGGGTACGACAAGAACCGGTGGCAGCCTGGCAGGGTTTTGTTCTTGAAAGAAGAGGGGGGAATTGGGGCGTCGGTCGCACGTACGGAAGGTCTGCGTTGGCACGTGGGAAGCCACTTTGTCGTCATTGATGGTGCTGATGCCTCCAGTCTTGCTATTACCAAGCACCTATTccccacactctctctctctctctctctctctctctcttgccctCCATCCGGAGTCACTGAAATCTTAGATACTTAACACTCAGAAGTGAGGGGCGGTctttgtttttatcttctttttacaGCTCAACCTGCATCTCTCTCTGCATCTCAGATCGAACCCGCCGGTGCGTTTTGATCCTTCAATTTTCCCTAACATTAGCTCAATTCCGGCTCCAGATTTCACTAAAGTCGTTCTACTcgcaaattctttttttctttttcttttaaatgggGATTTTCTGAAGCTGGTTTCAGTGTTTTGACTGAggcattgttttttctttatttgtaaaATTGCCTTTTGAATTATGAATTTCCTTGTTTTTTTGGGCTAGAGCATCAagctctaaaaaatatttaatctgTGCGTATTAGAGCTTAAGCTTTAAACTTCTGTTAGAGTTTAGACTTCCAAACTTCTAGTAAAGTGTCTAAGCCTGATAGATTTGTGGAATTTCCCTTAGGCTAATTTGATCAGTTAttagtttctttttaatatttaatttcgTAAGGGCTGTTAATTTGGAGTGTTAGGtactttgattttattctttttactgTAAGTTTACAATTTGAAAGTCTGACTGTCTGTAATTTGTGTAACTACTTTGATTTAATAATGTAAGTTTTGGAATTACTTTTGTGTTAAGTAATTCAACTGGAAGAAGTTTGATTTAAATGCTTGAATTTTAGCGGTTAGTAACTTAGTGGACCAGTGGTGTGTCCAACCGCCAAGAAGGGGGCGGGGTGTCTGTGGGATGGTTAGCTGTTCTCTGATTGTAGCTAATTGTGCATTTTATATTGCTTccaatgatatttttatatattcttgaataCATTTCCTTGTTGCCATTGTAGCTAAAGTTACGTTTTTTTCTTCCAggtcatatttttctttcttttacggCTTCTAGATGTTGTCATCACCCAGATAACCATATGTTCACGGCAGGCATTCTAGAGCTTGGTGTGTCAGATGATTTATAGTGGCTATATTATGCTTGATCAGTGCCACTATGGGCGTCTGTCTGAAGGAGTGGCAAGGGCTGCGGCTTCTTTGCATTCTACTGATTCTTATCGCAATGAACGAAATTGGAGCCATCAGTCCTGATGGTGTGGTGTTTattgatttgtattttttttttttttttgtaaactacccacttctttttttataagtaactacCCACTTGATTCTTGATATCTCAAAGTAGTAACGCCCTGATgatttatttatcatcattattgTGTACATTTTAATCAAAACCATGTTTCTTGTACTGGGAACAGTTCTCTTTGAGATTGCTACTTATTCTTGTATTTGCCACTGGTTGAGTTTGGTGGAAACACACACACAGGATGTTGAGCATAAGTTGAATTTCTTGGTGGACTTTGTTCACAttcctctctgtctctctctcagttgTATGTATCAACTTTGCTTTGTGATTTATAGGTGAGGCACTTCTAAGCTTCAGGACAGCAGTTGTTAGTTCAGACGGAGTCCTTCAATGGAGACCAGAAGATCCTGACCCATGTAATTGGAAGGGTGTGAAATGTGATTCAAAAACAAAGAGAGTAATATACTTGTGAGTTTTCTGAATAACCTATAAATATGtattctatctttttttttctttgtttctctttccATTACTTAGTGACTGCTTATTTGTTTCTTCTAGTTCTATTCCTGAAGTATATGGCCTTAAAGCATTGTTTAATGAATCTATGTTGTCCTTTGGATATaacaatttatttctttttatcgggaaacaaattttttaagataGGCAATAGCCCCAAGTACACGGGAAATATACAAGAGCGTCACCTATGCATGACAatctagtgatacaagaaattcatgaaagtcCATGCctttaaaatcaattattttccAATGGAATAgagtattaaaaaagaaagttctaaGGTCATCCATTGACCGTTCatgatcttcaaagcttctattgttcctctccctccaaagacaCCACCATAGGCATATCGGAACTATCTTTCAGATATGAATTCCCTGAAGGCCTTCTTCAAGAAGTTAGAAGATCAATCACCCTTCTCAGTATCACCCAAGCTAAACCCATCCTAGCAAAGATTTCATTCCATAAGGTCATGGCATTCTCACAATGAAGTATTAGATGATCAATGGACTCCCCACTCTTTTttcacatgcaacaccaatccgTGACAATGATTCAACACCTCCTTAAGTTGTCTAAAGTGAGGATCTTCCCCAAGGAACCCATCCATGCAAAGACAATTGCCTTTAGGGAAGGCTTTGTCTTCCATACTCTCTTCCACAGGAATGGACTTGCATCATGTGTATTAAGGAATTAGAAGAATGACCAGAAGATGAACTCCCCTTTCTTAGAGGGGTGCTAAGAAATCTTTTCTTCATCTCCCTCCTTTCATTCGAGTAGAATACACAAGATTGTAGAACTCGAAAAATGtatcaacttcccaatcttgagcATCTCTAAGAATGTAATATTCCATTGGGGAACACCATTGGATAAGACTAGAAGTTCCTCAATCAAGGGAGGCTCCCTGCATTCTTGCTATACCAAAGATTTTTGGATAAGCTTCTTTGAGTGCCCCATCACTTCACTATATGCCATGCCAAATTTAATTTTGGATCTGTCATCCACCTCAAAGCGAGTATATCTAAAACATGTatcccatcctcttcttatgtgCTTTCAAAGCTCCACCTCATGTGGCCCGCTCAACTCGTTTGAACCCCATCCTCTCCATTCTCCACCATATTTGATTTAATGACAATCCTCCACAAAGCCCCCTGTCCTTCTTGgtatctccatagccattttTCCAATAAAGCCTTGTTAAAAATCTGCAAATTCCGGATACCCAATCGACCTTTTGAAATTAGGAAGCATACCGTGGCCCATTCTAGATATGGCCATTACTTCGTAAGTGCATGTACAATAAATACAAACAAAACTTCTTAAGATTTTGCTCTTGATAATCATGGGAAGCAGATAATGACTGATGGAAGTGGTGCTTGtagttttaatatgtttttcaataaaaatactcctTTACCATGctcttatgttttcttttaaaaaggaaCAAATTTTGTCCCTATTTTTGTTGTGTCATATTTCTTTGAACGCTATTTTGAGAGTGACTAGATCATCCAAAGTGAACCAAGTTTGGTCTTTTCCATGCCAAACCTTAGATGTCATTCAGTTGTATTTTTTCATGCTAATTCATCCGAGGAAGGCATAATTAATTCTTTCAAACATTGGATGCGAATAAAGTCCTTTAAGATGGTCTTTTCAATGGGTCATTATCTTTAAGGTTTCTAACTCAGTTTCATGAAGAAACTATAATATTGAAGTTTTCTTGTGCTTATGCTTCATAAATGGGATCTAAGTTTCATTGAGGATAAGACAGGATATTTCAATTTTCCTGAAGATGGAGGTTTTTTCGTTAAGGAGCAGATATCCTTCATAAACCTCTTTTCGACAACTTTAGTGGATTAAGTAATGCATGATAAATTATGATGCATGAGATAGAGAATGTGTAATGGACACCTTCTAGGACATAGTTTAGCAACTGTAATTAAATGTATTGTCGCTGAATTATGATACTAAATTTACTTTTCTTAATTATCTTCCAGGAGTATTCCTTATCACAAATTGAGTGGATCTCTATCCCCTGATCTTGGGAAGCTGGAACACTTGAagattttgtatgtttttgctggtcctttttttttcttgtctaaTATGCGTGCTGCATCAAAATGTGTGATACTTCTGCTGATGCTATTGTTATAAATCATGTTGTAGAGCTCTTCATAACAACAACTTCTATGGGACAATTCCTTCAGAGTTGGGAAATTGCTCACAATTACAGGGAATGTAAGTACCACCATGGTTTCTCTTACAACTGATGTTTGTACATTTATTGCTTCCCTTTTTTTCTCCCTTCCAGTTTGAGAAACGATGGTTAGTTGTTAAAGACCATGAATTGAAGTACCTCAATACATGCAAATTCCATGCTTCTTGCTGTGGAAATTGCATCTCTCGTGCATTGTAAATACATGATAAAGCATATATGTGCCGCATCCATGGCatgaattttgaaaagtaatctTCTGGATGCTTAGGCTCAGTCTATCTGCTCCATGCCAACCAAGAATAAAGAATAGCAAAGGTGCCCTCCGTCTAGGGATAATTTGTGctcattaacttatatatcgTTGTCATTAAATGATGCATGTAAGCGAATTGCCTTGCCAATGGAGGATCTAGGACTTCTGCTGGACATTTTTGTCCATCTTAAACGATTTAACCTTTCTGACTTTCTTTGTATACATgtttcttaaatataattagTTGTTTCTTTTGAAGTATTCTTGCCCATCTCCTCTGCAATCATTCTTCTATTAATTATAGGAATTATTTCACATATGAAAATGTAGTGTTAAGATCTAATATAAGTAGTTAAGGGAATGATTAGAAGCTTGAGTGAGGTTTAAAATATTCAGTCTGTCCTTGGTTTATCCTTCATGTCTTTAGCATATAAACGGATATGGTCAGTATTGTAATTTGTCGTTTATTAGCCTTGATTATCATAGTGACTTAATGATGAATTGGCCCACCGAGTCTTGTATATTTATTTGCCAATGATAATGAAGAATCTTGCCTGGAACTTCATGTCCTCAAGCCTCAAGAAAGTAAATGGACGTGTCTTTGTCTTGTGTTgattatgatttcttttttattttgcagTTACTTTCTAATTTTCTTCATTGAATAATGAAGAGACTTAGCAATGCTGCTTTTATTCAAGTGCTTCCTATGGTTGGCAGAAAACTAATACACAATCTAAGGGTTTTGGGAACGGCCCCCTTAAAGGAATTACACTACATTTAATGTAAATCCACAaaggaattacacaaaagtaaatcccCAAACTGACGTAGCTTGATGCAGTACGTCAGactgtaaaattacttttaatgtaaagtagatctaacgaatcacgtgaagccacgtcagtttgtgagtttacttttgtgtaatctctttgtgtctgtagcagttctctaaaaaaaatatgatcattaaGAGAGGAATTCTATGTATTGAGTTTTGTCACTCTACATGGATTGATTATCACTGAAGAGAAGTCCTTGATATTTCTTACAATTGCTTCTATAGCTTACTGATACCAATGCCCTTGGATACCACTGAGAAGATTCCATTGAGAAGCTTGTCTGAGCAGTCCTCCATAGGATAAGGACCCATgctaatattttatagatttgcCTAGACCAAAGTTCATTTGCTTTCAGCTATTTAGATAGTATTATTCATGTTAGCTTGCACATTCTATTAAATCTTTCTAGTGGGGCTCATGGCACTTGTTGATTAACTTTGTGCatgagtaaaattttattttagagtgGTATATCGACTTGGTGATCTAATCACATCTTGGTGGTTACatcattatcttttattttataactggAAGGTCCTATTTGTTCACTAATGAGAGGAAATGCTGATGTCTTCTACAGATACTTGCAGGGTAACTATTTGAGTGGATCTATTCCCAGTGAATTGGGAGAGCTTTCAGAGCTTGAAactttgtaagttttttttcatGTTCATCATTCCACCTCGTAAGAAAACCATATGCAACTTGTACTGAAACTTAGTAGCACTAAGCTCAAATCCAATTTCTAATATCGTATTTTacaattacttatcaaaagaatatcttgttttataagTGAATTTCAGTTAAAATTGTGTCTTCTGAAATTACAGGGATATTTCAAGCAACTCTCTGAGTGGATATATCCCTCGGTCACTTGGGAAGTTGGATAAGCTTAATACTTTGTGAGTGTCTCCtctggtattatttttttataagtaagataacattttattaatagaagtaaataggcatagcccaagtacacaggaggtATACAAACAGCATACACCTAGTTACATAAAAAGGAGCTAGAAAgggatacaagaaagtcattgAAGTAAGGTCCATTAAGAACACAAGAAGATGCCCAAAGAAATcaagaatggaagaagaaacttcTTAGCTCATCCGGAGAACGTTCCTTGTTTTcaaaacttctaccattccttTCAATCCATAAGCACCAAATGATCCATGGAGGAATCATCCTCCATACATCCTCAAGATGTGAATTGGCCCTACATCGTTGCCAACGAGCAAATAAATCAACCACCCTCTTGGGCATTACCCAAGCAATGCCCGTTCTATGAAAGATTTCCACCCATGACATTCAGGCCACCTTGCAATGAAGTAAAAGACAGTcaaccgattctccattcttctgACACATATAACACCATTCCGTTACTACAAGACccctctttctcaaattatccaatGTCAAAACTTTCCCAGGAGCTGCTGTCCACCAAAGAAGGCAATCTTAGTTTTCCAAATAGGTTTCCAAGGGAACAAAGTATGATTTTGGCTTGGCAAAGCCTTATACAATGACCGAACAGAAAACTTCCGATTCCCAGTCTTCATCCACAGCATTCTGTCCACCTCATAATTACCAAATTGCAAGgaatacaataaattataaaaatcagaaatgattccaatttcccaatcatgaaCACCTCTACTAAAATAAACATTCCACAAAGGGAACCCACTAGAATGATCTAACAACTCAGACACTGAAGCCTCCTGATTAAGGGCCATCctaaaaagagagggaaatgtGGTCTTAAGAGCTGAatcaccacaccataagtcatgccaaGACTAAATGGGCTTGCTTTTGAGTCTATAGATATTCTGAGTTCAAATTGGTTGGAGAGACTatttgaggaggaggaggtacACCTTGTGGTTAAAGGGATGGCAAGGGACAAAGCCCCAAGGccagatggtttctctatgcGTGGCATTCTTTCAAGAGTGTTGGGAGGTTGTAAAGGGAGACATAATGAGtgtttttcatgaattcttttcctataaaaagtttgagagatgTCTTAGTACGACTTTTCTTGCACTCATCCCTAAAaagattggggggggggggtggatgTTAACGATTTCTGTCCTATTAGCCTTATAAATGGGGTTTACAAGATTATTCTGTCCACCTAGTATTATTAAAGCTtcataatgtttttctttttcccctagAATGGCATTTGGAATATGCTTTATTGGAACTAATAATTATTGTTGTATTTTTGGAAATTCTGAAGCAACGTGTCAACAAATTTTCTGATTGGATCAATACCATCTGATGGTGTGCTAATCAACTTCCCAGAAAGCTCGTAAGTACAACTTCTGATCTAATACCTTTACAATGTgtttttgatcatcaagcagcTCTCTGGTTAATAATGCAGGAGAGATTCTAGGGAGGTCTTCTCTATGCtaagtttattttcttctatttgttttatttgctGGAAAGAAACAAgtattttgaattatatattactGAATACTGTTGATAAAAGGGAGGGCAATGGATTTCATTGCTACTTTACTCTTGAAAACAACTTTCCTTATGATCTGTAACCTGCCACAGTCACTGATCAGCTGTATCAAGGCTGTTAGGGTacttatatagttttttttttttcaataaattacCTGGCAGCTTTGTTGGCAATCGTGGCTTGTGTGGTAAGCAAATCAGCGTGACATGCAAGGATGATGGTGGAGGACCTGGAACCAATTCTCAATCTCCAACTTCAGGTAAATTATTATGCTTAGgaacttgtattttattttgctgGAAACTGGATTATAGAAACTCCACTTCCATTTATGAACACTATTTGTGTGGTTGTTGTACTGATGTACATAGATGGTAAAAAAGTCCTGATgggattgaatattttttatgttcaaaGATTATTTTTGACGCCATTGTATTCGACACTGGATTAGTTTTGGTGACTTACGGAATCTAGAATTCCCTTTTGTAGCCCAAAATCAGGGTGCAAGAAAGAAGTACTCTGGGCGGCTGCTTATTAGTGCATCTGCAACAGTGGGTGCACTACTTCTGGTCGCACTTATGTGCTTCTGGGGTTGCTTTCTGTACAAGAAGTTTGGTAAAAATGATGGTAAAAGTCTTGCAATGGATGTCAGTGGAGGTACCTTTTATTGGCTAATGTCTGTTCTATTAAATCTTTTTGAGCTGTTTTTCATTGGGATCCATGCCTACTAGAGATTGTAGAACTCAAGATCTCTATTTAATGAGTATTTATTTGTCAGGTGCTTCAATAGTAATGTTTCACGGAGATTTGCCATACTCTTCAAAAGACATCATAAAGAAATTGGAGGCTTTGAATGAGGAGCACATAATAGGTTGTGGGGGCTTTGGAAAAGTGTACAAGCTTGCCATGGATGATGGCAATGTATTTGCTTtgaaaagaattgtaaaaatgaaTGAGGGCTTTGATCGTTTTTTTGAGAGAGAGCTGGAAATTCTTGGAAGCATTAAACACCGATACCTAGTGAATTTGAGAGGTTATTGCAATTCTCCTACATCAAAATTGTTAATTTACGATTTCCTTCCTGGTGGTACCCTTGATGAAGCTCTTCATGgtacgtatttttttttctgtgatgTTATCTTCTTTGTTTCTATGACTTTATAAATTGAATAGGTGAACCCATGTCATAAAATTGTTGATCTGGCTGGACAATGAGGACATATGACTTGTAGAGTAACATAACGTGCCTGCCAAGAAATGACACAACATGTCTGTAATTGGGAGGCATCTGagcccctaggggttggctcaagtggtaaaggccttgggcttgggggtatgctccccccaggtctaaggtttaaatccccttgggtgcaaataatctctaggggccatcagactgggagattttccccttgaattatccgaggtgtacttgtgggaaactccttgccaagggcctgtgcacccccgggattagtcgggacgctgttcctagacacccggtgccaataaaaaaaaaaataggaggcATCTGGAGGACATTAGATTAAGTCCATTCCAGACATGATATTAGAATTACATTGTTGCTTGATTTGCTTCTGTGGAGCGTTCTTTATGTCGCTTGTCCTGGACAACCACATTCATATGTTGGCTGGTAGTCTTTTAGTTAAATTTTCAACCCAatgtaaagaaaaagagatgagTTATTTGTGAAATTATTGCAACTGCACATAGATGTGAAGGAAGCTGTATAGGTTTGTATGCAACTTATAAGTGGATGTTATGTGTTCCTAAGATTTCAGAATAgcccaaaaaatttttttttgaccaGTCAGAATAgcccaaaaaataatgttatcGTTGTCCGTCAAATCTACTTCAAGCAACATCATGGGAGCAATCATGTAGATTTTTGTGACATTATTCTCATTTACCATACGGTCTTTTCTTTGGGTTTAATATTCATGaggttatatttctaaagtatATTGATTTATTGCATGGAACTAAGTTCCTTAGCCTGCAAAACAATAATGGCTCCTAATGCATTTTATAGAAAGATCCGAGCAGCTTGACTGGGATGCAAGATTGAATATC from Juglans regia cultivar Chandler chromosome 2, Walnut 2.0, whole genome shotgun sequence carries:
- the LOC109001091 gene encoding LRR receptor-like serine/threonine-protein kinase FEI 1; protein product: MGVCLKEWQGLRLLCILLILIAMNEIGAISPDGEALLSFRTAVVSSDGVLQWRPEDPDPCNWKGVKCDSKTKRVIYLSIPYHKLSGSLSPDLGKLEHLKILALHNNNFYGTIPSELGNCSQLQGIYLQGNYLSGSIPSELGELSELETLDISSNSLSGYIPRSLGKLDKLNTFNVSTNFLIGSIPSDGVLINFPESSFVGNRGLCGKQISVTCKDDGGGPGTNSQSPTSAQNQGARKKYSGRLLISASATVGALLLVALMCFWGCFLYKKFGKNDGKSLAMDVSGGASIVMFHGDLPYSSKDIIKKLEALNEEHIIGCGGFGKVYKLAMDDGNVFALKRIVKMNEGFDRFFERELEILGSIKHRYLVNLRGYCNSPTSKLLIYDFLPGGTLDEALHERSEQLDWDARLNIILGAAKGLAYLHHDCSPRIIHRDIKSSNILLDGNLEARVSDFGLAKLLEDEESHITTIVAGTFGYLAPEYMQSGRATEKTDVYSFGVLVLEVLSGKRPTDASFIEKGLNIVGWLNYLVTESRQREIVDTQCEGVQLESLDALLSVAIQCVSSSPEDRPTMHRVVQLLESEVMTPCPSDFYDSNSE